The following DNA comes from Nicotiana sylvestris chromosome 10, ASM39365v2, whole genome shotgun sequence.
TGTTGCATATCTTTATTGTTTGAGACCCCCATAGTGTATACATAGCTTTGTATAATCAAAGTATAAGATTGTATAACCTTGTATAAATATGTATATCtctgtataatagtgtataaatttttatatttaaaaaatctGGTAGTGATAGTTGTTCTGTTTTATTTCTTGTCTCAACACTTGGATGTCCTCTTTTATTATTTGAGGAAGAGGGGAAAATATGGGCCGAGTGTTACCATGCGGTTTACTACAACAGACTTTGCCTTTGGTAACAAAATCAACTCCCTGTATAAAGATTTCAAAGTAAATGAAGATCCTTCAGTGATTCCTGAAGGGCATGAGATAGTAGAGTACATTAGAGGATATTATTGTGATGCAAATGTACTGTGGCACACTGTTGACCACGCTTTATTCCCTATCTATGTGAAGCGCGGAAGAGCAAAATTGGGCCATTGGGTTTTGGGGTTGTTTACGTTCATAGATAGGTGCATCCACATCTATGACTCTAACCGTGGAGCTATTAATGATAGACTTGCTTTGGATGCTGCATTACCTTATGCAATTCTGATACCTTACTTCTTGAAGAGTTCTGATTTTTATGTCGAGAAGAAGGGCATTGATTGGAATAATAGTGCATATACCGATAAATCCCATTCTGATGCTTTGCAGATTAATCTGGTTAATAATGTGCCCCACCAGATCAAATGGTAGGTTAATCTCAATTGTTTTACTATTTTACTATTAGTGTACCTATTTGAATCTGATTTGTTTCTTTTTAATTACAGTGATTGTGGTGCTTTTGTTGCTGGCTTTGCTAAGTATTTCATCCTTGGTAAGGAAATTCGAAAAGATAATTTTGACATTGAGACACTTCGCACCAGGTGGGAATCTCTGTTGTGGGATTATGGAAGGAAAAAATAGCATTCCGGTGCAATTAGTGGTGATGAAATCACAGGGAGACTTTTCAGGAAGAGGGGACGACCGAGAAAGTAGTTCTGTTTTTTCCATTTTACTGTAGTGTTTCTATGTATCAGGAGTTGTTGCATAGTTTTGTCTAAGTACTATTCTGCTAATTGTGAGATAACCTTAAATGATATTAtagatatttttatttttgtgtaatttATGGTAGTCATTACACGTTGTGGCTGTGAATGAATTACATTTTAATGAATATTTTCATAAGAGAATGTGCCTTGGCTTAAAGCAATCTCAAAAGCTAGCTATAATTATTCAAGATCATATAAGGAGACCAAATCTCCCATTTCTCAGTTACCAGCGATGGACAATTAAACATATGGCATGACAAACTTATAAATACACACGCACTTGATGAGGAATAGCAAAAATTATCTGCACTTATGGAATAATTTCAggaaattttgaaattttttggctTTAAATAATGGACAAATATGATGTTTCCAGTTCAAAAGCTTAACGAATAGTGAATCTACCCCTTCACCCTTCAATACTTAATTACTTGTGAAACTTAACTACTCAGCATTTATAACTCTATTGTTTGTGAAACTTAACTACTCGATATGACAACAACTGTAATAGGAAGTGTTATGTTTCCAACTATTTATTTTGGTCGATTTCTACATGTTTTTCTATTGTGACCACCTTCTCCACACACAGAACATGAAAACGCCCTCTTAGACTCTTTTTTTGAAGCAGGTCTGAGTCTTTCCTTTCTTGGCCTTCCTGCATTCCTTCTCCCTTTAGGTGGTAGGACCACATCTTCCATCATTTCTATTGGGATTACCCATAAGCTCTCATCTGGCATCAGATTCACTGGAAATTCATAAGTTCTAAGGAGTTTATCCTTCTTGTAGTAAAAAGAGCAATATTGTCCAGGTTTCGGCTGCTGGTTCTTCAAAACCGCCCAAGCATGCGGACATGGAAGTTCATCCATTTGAAATTTTCTGCAACTGCATGTTCCCTCTTCAAGGCACACTATGTTTCACCTTACCCTTTCAAACACAGTATATAACTGCTCCGTAGCAGGGCTCACCTgcaaaggttttttttttttttaaaaaaaaagttaaagaaCATTACACATTAATATACAGAGTTATACATACTTATACAAGCAGTAAAATGCAAGTCAGCAGTGCCAAGCATCATTATATTTGATTGATTTTACCGTCATTTGCTCCGATGCAATCAGATTTTCCCGAAGGAGTTTGTCATACTTTTTACCAAGCTCTGTAGATGTCTCCATTGCactttttatgtttttgttgttCCACTGTTGTAGCAAATTTGTCATGTACTCCAGCAATCGCATTACTGGTAACTATCTAGCATCCTTGTTAGCTGCATTAATTGACTCTGCAATATTGGAAGTCATTACCATCGACCTTTTCACTTTGGAATATGCCCTAGACTACCTTTCGTAGCCAACTTCGAACAAGTAAGGCCGCACCCTCAGATCAATTTTTCACATCTCTGTCATATGGTACTCAAACTTCTCTATCGTGTAAGCTCTATCCAAAGCAAAGAAGATATCCTTCAATTGTTTGTGATGTTTCTTGAATGTGCGCATTACATTCTGCCACAAGTGAAACATGCAAATATAATGTGGTACTTCTGGGTACACAGCTTTTATGGCATTGAAAATGCTTTCATTTCTATCTGAAACTATACACATCCCTTCCCCTAACTCCAGAAGTACCCTTTATCTGGACAAAGAACCATTCCCAAGATTTGTTATTCTCTGAATCTACAATTGCATATgcaagtggaaggatttttcctGTTTATATAAAATAGATATTAGGATTCAGAAAATTATACAAATcttatacacaattatacaacTTTATACCAACTGCAAATTTTATAAAAACAATAGCTGTGAAATcctatacacttttatacatgaAACTACAATATTATACAAACTACAGAAACAAGGTAGATGCAGTCAACTCACCAGCTCCATCCTGTGTGCAAGCAGTCAAGATGGTACCCTTATATGTTGCTTTAAGGAAACTTCTGTCAACAACCATTATCGGTCTGCAATGCTCCCAGCCCTTGATAGATGCGTATAGCGAAACATATGCATAAAGAAAGCATCCATCTTCTGATTTGTGCAACTTTGTCACCGTTCCTGGATTTGTTTGCTCCAACATATAAAAATTCTTCGACAACTCCTTATATGAATCACTCGGACTCCCTCTTATCATTGCCATTGCTATCTCTTTAGCTCTCCATGCTTTCATGTAGCTCACTTCAATCCCGTGTTGCTTTTGTATGTCCTCTATTATATCATTTGCGGTGTAAACGTATTTTGGATTAACATGCTTATCCTTGACTATACTAGCAATTGCACCCGAAGTAGCTTGGCGTTGTGTTAAGTATCTTTCACCATAGCCGCATGTGTGATTATTATTGTAACTTCTCACTTTGAATATGTTTGCCTTGAAAACGGCAGAAGATTTGAAACTCCAAGCACAATTGTCATCCACACACATAAGGTGATACCTAGGATTAAAGATCATTCAACTTCTAAATATACTTGTATACAAAAACATAACTACATATATACTAATTTTAATACCTATATACAAATATATActaatttatacatatgtatacatatatataacaaAATATACAATTAATGACATACCTTGTTGCACTAGATCTCTTCACTTTAAATTGGAACCTCTCGCGTACAACCAAGTTCTTCATCACATTTATAACTGTCTCTTTATCTTTATAAACTTGATCCTCCTCAACAAATTCGTTCAACATATTATCTATTATACCAGTGTTTTCACTAAGTTTCGTCTTTTCAATCAATTCGATATCAGGCATAATCTCAGTGCTATCAATTGTGGATACATCTATAGAATTGGAACTTGTAACAACCAAACAACTTGAACTTGTAGCAACCAAACAACTGGAAGTTGTAGCAACCAAACGATTATCATAAATCTCTTTCACTATCACAAACAAGGGATGTTCAGTGAAATTCaagcttttcttctttaattcgaTATACACTTTTACACCTGTATCATTGTATATCAGAATCGGTTGCAAACCATTATTTGGGAGAAAGTTAATCTCTATTGTATTTAACTCACTATCGATCCTAATCTGTTCCGAAATAGCTGCAACTAAATTGTTGTAGCTAAATGTCGACtcgattgtaagcacgtgatttttgcccaatatgagaattactcccaaaaaatccaaaaataaaatgatttttctttggtgtgcaattttgtgatattttgtgatattttgaataattatttgtatttgtctgtgcgtatttatttgctaaattaataaaaaatacaaaatatgtcgcattttgcatgtaggatttaattctacaattgttagtaattaaatttgttttgcaaaaattaaaaattacaaaaataggcatcgtttgcatttttagcatttaatatccaaatatacaattttatgcttaattattacttaattgtgcgttaattattattgggagttaatttgcgcttttataacttaatttagttcttaataataagttaagtatttttataatttagttttagagaaataaaagaagaaaagagagcaaaaatataaggaaagtcggaattgggcctcttcttcgatttcaagccacaggcccaaaaaatggcccaatcttccctacgacccagtccatttcgaactgggtcgacccagtccataacccaaaagacccaaaccccctttgtctttcattttttacaaaacaaaaacaaaacaaaaaaaaataaaagaagaaaaccctagactaagtcatccgcccccacccctcctatcttcttcttcttcctctctttcttctcctaccccaagctcctcccatggcagcccttccccctcacacccctgccccctcacgtcaacacacacacaacacaaccactctcacccccacgacatcccctcgttgccatggctgcgtttttcaagttcgtcgagcaacttttacgccaccattgttgcccATAGTTGCCTCTCCTCctgctgttgcgttttcttcttctccgacactgctgctgctgcgttttttaTCCTtcatgttgttgttgctgctccGTCGAGCTCCACCAGCAGTGTCACCACTGCATCACGACTGTCATGGCTATGTTTTCTTCGTCGTGTCGCGGATGCTCCCCCATCGCTGCCATGGCAGCTCCTTCGCAGGTTGCTGCTGCGTTCTTCTTCTCCATATTGCTGCTTGTGCTGCTACTGCTTCAGCAGCATGGCAGCAACGTGCTGCTGCTGCTTTAGAACCCAACATTGCCAAACACCCCTCCGTCGAGCTTCGTCTACTGTttaagtttccgggcagattcgagtcgattttggtgcgataatcgctttcggacagatttgtttacaatcaaagttcttcgttgattcatctccggttagttgtttttgagttttattttgtccatatttcgtttttatatttctcgaagttaaaatcgttaaatatttgattcttgttttgttcgttgttcatcgttgagataattttctagtttgttcatgtgttttgttgattttaattttcagattcaaatggtaaattaattaatttgtttttcatgtttgttttattgtttaggtaagattttgttagtttaatgttggtgagatacaaattgaagtttaattaattgtttcttcaatttgtttcatgtgtttatgtattgttagaaattgttaagttcaagtttaagttcataattgtgtattcgtcgatcttgttatttgtctaaaaagaatttagttgtgttaaaggaaatatattgatttaatcgttttaatccgtcatgtttgttgtgttaaaatagattcattcatgttcatactttgtttggatgatcttgaatccgaattttgtatagtttgatttcttgtttatcatttatgattatttcttgaatttgtctcataatcttgtttaagtttaatataggaattgtttgttgtaatgttgttagagtagttgattttaagttcaatattattgaatttagaaatctaaatatacttgtttgttgttgttgttgaatccgaaaataggattgtttgttgctagaatattgttcaatcaaattttagttgttctttgttgttcaatttgtgttcatgtgatttgttgttgaaatgttgaagaaatcatgttcatgtgatttgttgttgaaatgttgaagaaatcatgttcatgaaatttgttgtttgaacattgttagaaattaatcacattgtctatattttggttaagtttgattaattgatgtgttatagctgatgggtagtttggtaatttatagtactttcgggggtaaaatagtaatttgtaatagggtcggaggggtagtttaggaattgtacattttgtaattgtttatatgaagcatggaggacaaaatgaaatggggtgggttgtgatatagttgtttaatataaaggggggacaagacaaaatttagtggggggaatcttgcattattttatgttaggcatgggggacaaaatataatggggtggtgtgatatgtttatttaatgtaatgaggatgagtgggaagataatgggttgggtagagaaaaaatattgattttaattaatggaaagatttatgggatgagttataagaagtcttgaaatcaacaAGAGAGATACGGGAAAAAAAATACacagacagatagagagagaaaacggatagagaatagaagagaaaaaaaaaagggctgaacatttttaagagagaaaaattccgaaaaatatttaagcttaaaaaataaaaataaaaactaaaaaatcttctgctttctttctttgtttgaaattagtattaatagttgttgtttcattcaaagcttaaagcttttgtttttgggattactactccaccggtctgttactgggtttgttactgttgctgggcagttgttgctgttgcactgttattactgttgctgattttcatcttcattttcttttgcttccaatatcaggtacatatcttttaaactcatgttgtgaagagcttcaacatggcaagtaaatgaagtttggaattataaggatgtcttctactcatttaaattttattagtttaaatttcagttttgttttagttggttaatatagtattaaatcaattagtagattagttctcatttctcttttgaaattcgTATGAGCGTAGTAATAATGTTGCATATTTCGGAATCTCATTAAAAGCATAGTTATGATTGGATTGCCAAGATAGAAAATAtggcataaagattggccattaactaagccttgtggcattgttagttgaataaagaatagtatgaaaatatcaaaaaccaTATTGATAGTTTATTCTAAtatctgatttagttgtggatTGAACGATGTAAGTTgtacgttcatatatggcatgataacaGGTATATATAGAACTATAAGtggaaggtgatttgatatagctcgttacgatgttagagtgttatgaatgtttcagacgtacaattgtgttgcatgtaaggcaattttattcaatcgatttgtataataattccttttcttatcaacttgatgcctatctaccatcataaataaattaaccaaacgattataaatttggattaaaaacaagtaatgtagaaggtgattaggtttatagattataacattttttttagcattcgcttcaaatagaacaatgaaaattcttcaaaaatatcacttcctttcttacatccattctttcccaatttttatacgtaatttgcacgttgtttatttgggtaggcaaatattgtattcactaaatggtagtattaatcacacgttgtttatttttactcctcaaattcgaatggtttgaggaatataattcatacgcgaaaaaatataaattgcgatcaacgtccaataaattgtaaattctttttaaggaatttagagactagaagaatatttatttctcatgatgttcacataaaaatacgtggatataataaacaatttgtaaacaaatttatactaccatcaagaatatttttgtgattagggatacgttcgcgtaacctaattatatttctaaaagcaattcggattatgcgttcgcgtgacttcgatcgaatatttaataaaagggatttctcggagaatatcattattaatttcataaaaacccgagatgtgaggttcactacttaattataccaaaagggcgaatgttcttgattttatttaaagcataatttcgaaaataattattttaataaaaatattatctatattattgtgtacacgtgcgcgtgacacaactccgcatgttttaaaaatataatttataacacgaatatacgtacgcgtgattcgattcaaagaagggtctttaattataaacaatctaaacagaagcggtaacaaaatcatgcaataaaaatgtaaaatcgagataattaagccaagaataaaaacagttaagcgaccgtgctagaaccacggaattcggaaatgcctaacaccttcttccggattaacagaattccttactcaggatttctggttcgcagaataataaacagagtcatattctcctcgattcagggattaaaattggtgacttgggacgccttaaaattcccaagtggcgactctgaaacaaacaaacaaatctcgtttcgactatcctttaattggagaaaactcccttgcaccctcgcgggggcggaaaaaggaggtgtgacagctctggcgactccgctggggataatTAGagtccagaaccactggttcagggttcaagaattcgagcttaaaataactgttatagttggctttatttattatctgatttttacatgatatatgcttcatgtgctaaatgatgcttttaccgctttaatattatctgaattgtgtatataaaactgctacgaaacccttcttctttctgagtcttctgaatttatggtgtacacgtgcgcgtggcccacctttctgttagaagtcataccaaataagacgaagttgggacaagtaactaggccgggcagactttcgtgctcccggtacgttgcccccatttcggctcaagctgtccacttgggtaagccagggctagaacaatatgcctcaggttttttttcacttagaataactcagcttcatgccggatccctagtaggaacgtttgtttgcatcacgtgcatttgactttggaggctcaacacaggggttgggtctgtctaggacaggtgtaccaaaaaatgaaaatgaccatcctgatgcatcttacttgctgctatttgcgcatttatttgattcggacttttgtgttgactgacttttgaatatcaggaataatattttgaaattgaaaaaaaaaatatcggttagggaattgattgtttatttttgtaaaaaaccaatgcccaaatactgtcaaaactctgccgaaattttgaaaaaaaatgtgtcttattagtttgttttattaaaagcaaagaaaaaacagaaaaaaaagagttgttgttctgtcttgttttttttaaaaaaaaacaaattagaaaaaaaaatagtttgtcttgccataaaaatgaaaatgaaaaagagtcttgtttttaaaatgggtttttatttatttatttgtttagatgccaaaatagaaataaaaataataaaataaaaagagtcgggcgttgaaagtggttttaaaaatccaaaaagtttttctttatt
Coding sequences within:
- the LOC104218201 gene encoding uncharacterized protein, with translation MRLLEYMTNLLQQWNNKNIKSAMETSTELGKKYDKLLRENLIASEQMTVSPATEQLYTVFERNQQPKPGQYCSFYYKKDKLLRTYEFPVNLMPDESLWVIPIEMMEDVVLPPKGRRNAGRPRKERLRPASKKESKRAFSCSVCGEGGHNRKTCRNRPK
- the LOC138880191 gene encoding uncharacterized protein, with amino-acid sequence MKDKKRSSSSVGEEENATAGGEATMGNNGGIRIDSELNTIEINFLPNNGLQPILIYNDTGVKVYIELKKKSLNFTEHPLFVIVKEIYDNRLVATTSSCLVATSSSCLVVTSSNSIDVSTIDSTEIMPDIELIEKTKLSENTGIIDNMLNEFVEEDQVYKDKETVINVMKNLVVRERFQFKVKRSSATRYHLMCVDDNCAWSFKSSAVFKANIFKVRSYNNNHTCGYGERYLTQRQATSGAIASIVKDKHVNPKYVYTANDIIEDIQKQHGIEVSYMKAWRAKEIAMAMIRGSPSDSYKELSKNFYMLEQTNPGTVTKLHKSEDGCFLYAYVSLYASIKGWEHCRPIMVVDRSFLKATYKGTILTACTQDGAGKILPLAYAIVDSENNKSWEWFFVQIKGTSGNVMRTFKKHHKQLKDIFFALDRAYTIEKFEYHMTEM